In Labrus bergylta chromosome 6, fLabBer1.1, whole genome shotgun sequence, the following proteins share a genomic window:
- the aldh7a1 gene encoding alpha-aminoadipic semialdehyde dehydrogenase, with protein MQHCLTLTLARHSRLILRNQLRCVHKSAAMSGLLINHPEYSWLRELGLSEDNPGVYNGSWGGSGEVVTSRCPANNEPIARVTQATLAEYEETVQKTKEAWKMWADVPAPKRGEIVRQIGDALRKKNKVLGSLVSLEMGKIYVEGVGEVQEYIDVCDYAVGLSRMIGGPILPSERPGHALLEQWNPVGLVGIITAFNFPVAVYGWNNAIALTCGNVCLWKGAPTTPLTSVAVTKIVAEVLELNNLPGAICSMTCGGADIGTAMAKDERVDLLSFTGSTHVGQMVAMMVQERFGRKLLELGGNNAIIVFEDADLNLVVPASVFASVGTAGQRCTTTRRLMLHESVHDTVVERIAKAYKQVRIGDPWDPSTMYGPLHTKQAIEQYLAAIEQAKQQGGTVVCGGKVIDRPGNYVEPTIITGLAHDAKIVHTETFVPILYVLKFKTEEEAFDWNNEVKQGLSSSIFTKDLGRIFRWLGPKGSDCGIVNVNIPTSGAEIGGAFGGEKHTGGGRESGSDSWKQYMRRSTCTINYSKDLPLAQGIKFE; from the coding sequence ATGCAGCACTGCCTCACTCTGACCCTTGCCCGGCACAGCAGGCTCATCTTGAGAAACCAACTTCGTTGTGTCCATAAGTCAGCAGCCATGTCTGGTCTACTCATCAACCATCCAGAATACTCCTGGCTGAGAGAGCTCGGCCTGTCTGAAGACAATCCTGGTGTTTACAACGGCAGCTGGGGAGGCAGCGGGGAGGTCGTCACATCACGCTGTCCTGCCAACAATGAGCCGATAGCCAGAGTGACCCAGGCTACTTTGGCGGAGTATGAAGAAACAGTGCAGAAGACCAAGGAGGCTTGGAAGATGTGGGCAGATGTTCCCGCTCCCAAAAGAGGGGAGATTGTGAGGCAGATTGGAGATGCTctcagaaagaagaacaaagtcCTCGGTAGCCTGGTGTCTCTAGAAATGGGCAAGATCTACGTTGAGGGAGTTGGAGAAGTTCAGGAATACATTGATGTCTGTGATTACGCCGTTGGGCTGTCCAGAATGATTGGTGGGCCGATCCTGCCTTCAGAAAGGCCTGGCCATGCCCTGCTCGAGCAGTGGAACCCAGTTGGTCTTGTGGGCATCATTACTGCCTTTAACTTTCCTGTGGCTGTCTACGGCTGGAACAATGCCATCGCTTTGACCTGCGGCAATGTCTGCCTGTGGAAAGGAGCTCCAACTACACCCCTCACAAGTGTTGCAGTTACCAAGATTGTAGCCGAGGTGCTGGAGCTGAACAACCTGCCTGGCGCCATCTGCTCCATGACCTGTGGAGGTGCTGATATCGGCACAGCCATGGCGAAGGATGAGCGCGTTGATCTGCTGTCGTTTACTGGCAGTACCCATGTCGGCCAAATGGTGGCCATGATGGTTCAGGAAAGGTTCGGTCGTAAGCTCCTGGAACTCGGTGGAAACAACGCTATTATCGTGTTCGAGGATGCCGACCTGAATCTTGTGGTTCCCGCATCTGTCTTTGCATCCGTGGGGACAGCCGGCCAACGCTGCACCACAACAAGAAGGCTGATGCTGCACGAGAGCGTTCATGACACAGTGGTTGAGAGGATCGCCAAGGCCTACAAACAAGTCCGCATCGGAGACCCCTGGGATCCAAGCACCATGTATGGACCTCTGCACACCAAACAAGCCATTGAGCAGTATCTGGCAGCCATTGAGCAGGCCAAGCAGCAAGGTGGCACTGTAGTCTGCGGAGGGAAGGTGATCGACCGCCCTGGAAACTATGTGGAGCCAACCATCATCACAGGGCTGGCTCATGATGCTAAAATCGTCCATACTGAAACCTTCGTGCCCATTCTCTATGTCCTCAAGTTCAAGACAGAAGAGGAGGCGTTTGACTGGAACAACGAGGTCAAGCAGGGCTTGTCCAGCAGCATCTTCACCAAAGATCTGGGTCGCATTTTCCGCTGGCTTGGGCCAAAGGGTTCAGACTGCGGCATAGTGAATGTCAACATTCCCACAAGCGGAGCTGAGATTGGAGGAGCCTTTGGTGGTGAGAAACACACAGGGGGTGGAAGAGAGTCTGGTAGTGACTCATGGAAGCAGTACATGAGGCGCTCCACCTGCACGATCAATTACAGCAAGGATCTTCCTCTGGCCCAGGGAATCAAGTTTGAATAA